A genomic stretch from Podospora pseudoanserina strain CBS 124.78 chromosome 3, whole genome shotgun sequence includes:
- the RKM5 gene encoding Ribosomal protein lysine methyltransferase (EggNog:ENOG503NYZD; COG:F) has protein sequence MKLEKLLQALGQQPIESSEEVCQLTRLLCCQLETFELFAQELPSQNLGFVDSKASTVELTIAGRDLTIHQSPGVLSSNRAGGTTGAVVWKVTPLFAEWISSASSLLFQSEILSSNSLVLELGCGISALVGLCLAPRVKGYVLTDQPYVAKFVEQNVAENAHISASSTGKGKAKGKKTKATAASHSKDNNVVFTPLDWETDEATPSLLTNLPDTAGRKSFDAIIACDCIYNEALIDPLVSTCADICRLRTRESDTEANPTICVVAQQLRDDQVFEGWLARFMESFHTWRAPDELLPNGLKPSSGFVVHIGILKEAYTP, from the exons ATgaagttggagaagctgTTGCAAGCTCTGGGACAGCAGCCCATAGAGTCGTCCGAGGAAG TCTGTCAACTAACACGCCTACTTTGCTGCCAACTAGAGACGTTTGAGCTGTTTGCCCAGGAGCTCCCCTCACAGAATCTTGGCTTCGTCGACTCCAAGGCCTCCACAGTCGAACTGACCATCGCTGGCCGGGATCTTACCATCCATCAGTCACCTGGCGTGCTGTCATCCAACCGTGCCGGCGGCACAACAGGAGCTG TCGTCTGGAAAGTTACACCTCTCTTTGCAGAATGGATCAGCTCTGCATCATCTCTACTTTTCCAGTCTGAGATCCTGTCCTCGAACTCTCTCGTGTTGGAGCTAGGGTGTGGCATCTCAGCACTGGTCGGCCTGTGCCTGGCGCCTCGTGTCAAGGGCTACGTCTTGACCGATCAGCCTTATGTCGCCAAGTTTGTTGAGCAAAACGTTGCCGAAAATGCTCAcatctcagcctcctccactGGCAAAGGAAAGGCAAAAGGGAAGAAAACAAAGGCGACGGCGGCCAGTCACTCAAAAGACAACAATGTCGTCTTTACTCCCTTGGATTGGGAAACAGACGAAGCGACGCCCTCTCTTCTCACCAACCTGCCAGACACAGCAGGAAGAAAGAGCTTCGATGCTATCATTGCATGTGACTGCATCTACAACGAAGCGCTCATCGACCCGCTTGTGTCTACATGCGCTGATATCTGCCGGCTGAGAACTCGAGAGTCTGACACCGAGGCAAATCCCACCATCTGTGTGGTTGCGCAACAGCTGAGGGACGATCAAGTCTTTGAAGGATGGCTCGCGAGATTTATGGAGTCTTTTCACACATGGAGAGCTCCTGATGAGTTGTTGCCAAATGGGTTGAAGCCGAGCTCGGGGTTTGTGGTTCATATTGGGATATTGAAGGAGGCATATACCCCTTAG
- the ALG7_2 gene encoding tunicamycin resistance protein (BUSCO:EOG09262QS5; COG:G; EggNog:ENOG503NUTG): MTTSTSRSPSRLPPSSSSSLSRTETLSLFSLTFACVAVLANTFQGDGEPLIASLALSGVAFAASFAMIRWLGPTLMKAGLKGTDMSKHNRREMPECMGGIAAVVYLLVIIVFIPFPFYKDIVAATSGGGNRDVVVSVVEGVERGRLLHKFPHSKLASYLSAIISLQSITLLGIGDDLFDIRWRHKFFIPAFASIPLLVVYFVDFGVTSIVVPIPLQPYLGELVNVGVLYYVYMASVAIFSPNSINILAGINGIEVAQSIVVAVLLAINDCLYLLTPYPHPATDSHLFSLYFLLPFLGVSGALLWHNWYPARVFVGDTYCYFAGMVFVVVSILGHFSKTLILLLMPQIFNFCYSVPQLFGLVPCPRHRLPRFNARTGLLEPSVTPWTRERQPRGVVAWGLKVLGGLRLLGVTVDEEGRFVETTNFTILNLWLVWRGPLREDRLAMEITGMQMVVGLFGLFVRHGLAQLVFKEDNWSIGAAGV, encoded by the exons ATGACGACCTCCACCTCACGTTCCCCATCCCGATtaccgccctcctcctcctcctccctctcccgaaCCGaaaccctctctctcttctccctcaccttcgcCTGCGTCGCGGTACTGGCAAATACCTTCCAAGGCGATGGCGAACCTCTaatcgcctccctcgccctcagCGGGGTCGCCTTCGCGGCGTCGTTTGCGATGATAAGGTGGTTAGGCCCGACGCTGATGAAGGCTGGGCTGAAGGGGACAGACATGAGCAAGCATAATAGACGGGAAATGCCAGAGTGCATGGGGGGGAtcgcggcggtggtgtaccTGCTGGTGATTATTGTCTTCATCCCGTTTCCGTTTTACAAGGACATTGTGGCGGCGACGAGCGGGGGGGGCAATAGGGATGTTGTTGTCAGTGtcgtggagggggtggagagggggaggttgctgcATAAGTTTCCGCACAGCAAG TTGGCGTCGTATTTGTCGGCGATTATATCGCTTCAGTCGATCACGTTGTTGGGGATAGGAGATGATCTTTTCGACATACGGTGGCGACACAAGTTTTTCATTCCGGCTTTTGCGTCGATACCGCTGTTGGTGGTTTACTTTGTCGACTTTGGCGTCACGTCGATCGTGGTGCCGATTCCGCTGCAGCCGTACCTGGGGGAGCTGGTGAATGTCGGGGTGCTGTACTACGTCTACATGGCGAGCGTGGCGATTTTTAGCCCGAACAGTATTAACATTCTGGCGGGGATCAACGGGATTGAGGTGGCGCAGTCGATTGTCGTTGCGGTGTTGCTGGCGATCAATGATTGCTTGTACTTGCTCACGCCGTACCCCCACCCGGCGACGGACTCGCACTTGTTTTCGCTGTACTTTTTGCTGCcgtttttgggggtttccGGGGCGCTGCTGTGGCACAATTGGTATCCGGCGAGGGTGTTTGTGGGGGATACGTATTGTTATTTTGCGGGCAtggtgtttgtggtggtgagcatTCTGGGGCATTTCAGCAAGACGTTgatcttgctgctgatgccgCAGATATTCAACTTTTGCTATTCGGTGCCACAGTTGTTTGGGCTGGTGCCGTGTCCGAGGCACAGGCTGCCCAGGTTTAATGCGAGGACGGGGTTGCTGGAGCCGAGCGTCACGCCttggacgagggagaggcagccgaggggggtggttgcgtgggggttgaaggtgttgggggggttgaggttgctgggggttacggtggatgaggaggggaggtttgtCGAGACGACGAACTTTACGATTTTGAATCTTTGGCTTGTGTGGAGGGGGCCGTTGAGGGAGGATaggttggcgatggagatTACGGGGAtgcagatggtggtggggttgtttgggttgtttgttAGGCATGGGCTGGCTCAGTTGGTGTTCAAGGAGGATAATTGGAGCATTGGGGCAGCAGGAGTTTAG
- the ncs1 gene encoding Calcium-binding protein NCS-1 (COG:T; EggNog:ENOG503NWK4; BUSCO:EOG09264RR2) gives MGNLQSKKLPDDQLKELQKSTNFDKKELQQWYRGFLKDCPSGMLSKGEFQKIYAQFFPFGDPSTFADYVFNVFDTDKSGTIDFKEFICALSVTSRGKMEDKLDWAFQLYDIDGDGKISYDEMLKIVEAIYKMVGSMVKLPEDEDTPEKRVRKIFRMMDKDENGSLDMNEFKEGSQRDATIVSALSLYDGLV, from the exons ATGGGCAACTT GCAGTCCAAGAAGCTCCCTGACGATCAGCTGAAGGAGCTCCAGAAGTCAACCAATTTTGACAAGAAGGAGTTGCAGCAATGGTATAGAG GTTTTCTCAAGGACTGCCCGAGCGGCATGCTGAGCAAAGGCGAATTCCAAAAGATCTACGCCCAGTTCTTCCCCTTTGGTGACCCAAGCACATTCGCCGACTATGTCTTCAACGTATTCGACACGGACAAGTCAGGAACTATTGATTTCAAAGAATTCATTTGTGCTCTGAGTGTTACCAGCCGGGGTAAGATGGAGGACAAGCTGGATTGGGCGTTCCAACTGTACGATATCGACGGCGATGGAAAGATCAGCTACGACGAGATGTTGAAGATTGTGGAGGCGATTTACAAGATG GTCGGGTCCATGGTTAAGCTCccagaagacgaagacacCCCCGAGAAGCGCGTCCGCAAAATCTTTAGGATGATGGACAAGGATGAGAACGGCAGCCTTGATATGAACGAATTCAAGGAAGGCTCGCAGCGGGATGCCACCATTGTGTCGGCGCTGTCGCTCTACGACGGGTTGGTGTAA
- the ALG7_1 gene encoding tunicamycin resistance protein (COG:G; EggNog:ENOG503NUTG), which translates to MSAKLAAFLNEAPLADDQFTFEPILKHGHQDLVQSIAFNEYGDRCATGSVDGKVRVFNRHRDGVWRHCDNWTAHGGEITELQWLPPTIYPNLLASLGVEGRFKLWAEDPTAAPGRKFSNATGGGGNRGMALWSQPIAVGEKSGGGGREGSRPGSGGLGGHGPHHHGGFASALSTTDTSTTSHPHSAVTSTVGTPSVHSETAPSQQPPQASSSAVAKPVFETRNSRSPYRSFSMKHVDSTRHTYLALVSADGKLTVYENEQPENLTDYTMLDEVAISRDQPPAKRGDETTFKVQFDPNPEVCYSALKAGVPPDTLSLVTVALDCVRIYRSRDVINQSLGVQTVTKGFYLAAEVRSDVHRGLVRDVAWAAGNIRGYDVIATACQDGMVRVFRVDTPVERQAWYDKEEEEEKKDGARGWSMREMGGYVEKARKQGVEVDEGRSAAVRAAARDVITVVGGITPVVQGIGTVHDERGTGTGMGQGGMIRAGLATEAGYGGDHHPGYGGANKNPQRKITGLPGQIRHTIEMVSRLEGHRTPVWRVGFDDDGVVLGSVGDEGRLLQWRMMPNGEWAKSSELGIVRVRMATG; encoded by the coding sequence ATGTCAGCAAAACTagccgccttcctcaacgaGGCGCCCCTCGCCGACGACCAGTTCACCTTTGAGCCCATCCTCAAGCACGGCCACCAGGACCTCGTCCAGTCGATCGCGTTTAACGAATATGGCGACCGGTGCGCGACAGGGTCGGTAGACGGCAAGGTCCGCGTGTTCAACCGGCACAGGGACGGGGTGTGGCGGCACTGTGACAACTGGACTGCTCACGGGGGGGAGATTACCGAGCTGCAGTGGTTGCCGCCGACGATTTACCCCAACCTGTTGGCTTcgttgggggtggaggggaggtttaAGCTTTGGGCCGAGGACCCGACGGCTGCGCCGGGGAGGAAGTTTTCGAATGCCACgggcggaggggggaacAGGGGGATGGCGTTATGGAGTCAACCTATTGCGGTGGGGGAAAAGagcggtgggggtgggagggaggggtcgaggccggggagtggtggtcttggtggtcaTGGGCCTCATCATCACGGGGGGTTTGCGAGTGCCTTGTCGACCACTGACACGAGCACGACTTCTCATCCGCACTCGGCGGTGACGAGCACGGTGGGCACGCCGTCGGTGCACAGCGAGACTGCGCCTTCGCAACAACCGCCACAGGCTTCGAGTTCGGCGGTGGCGAAGCCGGTTTTCGAGACGAGGAACTCGAGGAGTCCGTATCGGTCTTTTAGCATGAAGCATGTTGACTCGACGAGGCATACTTACCTTGCGCTGGTGAGCGCGGATGGGAAGTTGACGGTGTACGAGAATGAGCAGCCGGAGAATTTGACGGACTATACTATGCTTGACGAGGTGGCTATCTCGCGGGACCAGCCGCCTGCGAAAAGGGGGGATGAGACGACGTTCAAGGTGCAGTTTGATCCCAACCCGGAGGTGTGCTACAGCGCGTTGAAGGCGGGGGTCCCGCCCGACACGCTGAGCTTGGTCACGGTTGCGTTGGACTGTGTGAGGATTTATCGGTCGAGGGATGTGATTAATCAGAGTTTGGGGGTGCAGACGGTGACGAAGGGGTTTTATCTCGCGGCCGAGGTGAGGTCGGATGTGCATAGGGGTTTGGTGAGGGATGTGGCGTGGGCGGCGGGGAATATTAGGGGGTATGATGTTATTGCGACGGCGTGTcaggatgggatggtgagggtcTTTAGGGTTGACACGCCGGTGGAGAGGCAGGCTTGGTATgataaggaggaggaggaggagaagaaggatggggcgagggggtggtcgatgagggagatgggggggtatgttgagaaggcgaggaagcaaggggtggaggtggatgaggggaggagCGCGGCGGTcagggcggcggcgagaGATGTGATTactgttgttggggggatTACACCTGTGGTTCAAGGGATTGGAACAGTCCATGATGagagggggacggggacggggatggggCAGGGGGGCATGATTCGAGCGGGACTGGCGACGGAGGCTGGGTATGGGGGGGATCATCATCCTGGGTATGGGGGGGCGAATAAGAACCCGCAGAGAAAGATCACTGGGTTGCCGGGGCAGATTAGGCATACGATTGAGATGGTGTCGAGGCTGGAGGGGCATAGGACGCCGGtttggagggttgggtttgatgatgacggggttGTGTTGGGGAGTGTAGGCGACGAGGGAAGGCTGCTGcagtggaggatgatgccgaATGGGGAGTGGGCGAAGAGCAGCGAGTTGGGGATTGTAAGGGTCAGGATGGCTACCGGTTGA
- the CDC45 gene encoding DNA replication initiation factor cdc45 (COG:L; EggNog:ENOG503NW6T; BUSCO:EOG0926129I): MYLPRELISKLYLHLQATRHPLSPPVLVLVALEPDALCACRILTRLFKHDYIPHKIQPVAGYADLERIGQELVSPMMETRGGAGGVVVCLGVGGMADLGSALGLEPEGEENTFGGVEVWVADSHRPWNLSNVFGGFPLEPETEDATTFSARTPRGVKAGQIEHNYKPGKGGIIVMDDGDIEEHLVKEKGAYLALLDMPEIEDDGEDLGGSSDEESEVGELPSSAVPRAGQKRKSWDFEDDSDEDDDDRPRQKRRSNSSTPIPDSPRRPAQRGLISLRDDGPVFSSDPADPPTAAQPIKGPSARTLRRRLLRLRRENETILRDYYRLGTAYSEPISSMMYSLASELGREDNDLLWLTIVGVTSMELYGRSSAGIAAPVRTGEARPASGWLGMRGARIRQLLRDEVRRLNPPEIGRGAVPENSGIIPTTARSPDDTSIRLSPEPKFLLIRHWSLYDSMLHSPYLFSRLKTWSETGLKRLHKLLAKMGVSLVQCKQSYTHMDMTLKRELRSKLLKYASLYNLDELVPTIDTDGKDRGGAKDSWGFVRSWGWRATLSAQDVGVVIGALLEVGQNSPEASSSNNDGPSQDLMEMSTATAPSEEWLPRFWAAYDALEDIESLKAGLPTAQFLHKAIFTTGTTILKKKQISHLRAFRMCVVKDSPDSQLFNHPGALTKLALWIGEALVEQEKDATGRLALGGRGTPLVVASLDEKRGVYVVVGTGGGGGPDTIFLDKEAQKKKVKEREEKARVREEARKVKERMREEKKAAKRREREQRRKQGGEDEEEEDDGSELDSEDDDEDSEDEDEDDGEDEEDETRERGYGLNRFGTAFQDVVAETNARVRIDSFEHCVVEVKKEDLSGFLESLSMKAVVG; the protein is encoded by the exons ATGTATCTTCCTAGGGAACTCATATCGAAGTTATATCTGCATCTGCAGGCCACTCGACaccccctctcaccacctGTTCTCGTACTTGTAGCCCTCGAACCCGATGCGCTCTGCGCCTGCCGAATTCTCACGCGTCTCTTCAAACATGACTATATCCCGCACAAGATCCAGCCTGTGGCAGGCTATGCCGACCTGGAGCGCATTGGACAAGAGCTCGTCAGTCCCATGATGGAAACGAGGGGCGGTGCCGGTGGAGTGGTGGTATGcttgggtgttggtggtaTGGCTGATCTGGGAAGtgccttgggcttggaacccgaaggggaagaaaacacgtttggtggtgttgaggtttgGGTGGCCGATTCTCATAGGCCTTGGAACCTGTCCAATGTCTTTGGTGGCTTTCCATTAGAACCCGAGACGGAGGATGCGACGACATTTTCAGCCAGGACCCCGCGTGGGGTCAAGGCTGGCCAAATCGAACATAACTACAAGCCAGGCAAGGGAGGAATCATTGTCATGGACGATGGTGATATTGAGGAACACttggtcaaggagaagggcgCCTATCTTGCTCTGCTGGACATGCCGGAAATTGAGGATGACGGGGAGGATCTTGGAGGAAGCAGTGACGAGGAAAGCGAGGTCGGCGAGCTACCAAGCTCAGCGGTGCCTCGAGCTGGTCAGAAGCGAAAATCCTGGGACTTTGaggacgacagcgacgaggatgacgatgatagACCAAGGCAAAAACGGAGGAGTAATTCC TCGACTCCTATTCCAGACTCCCCCCGACGGCCAGCACAACGAGGACTCATATCACTCCGAGACGACGGGCCGGTCTTTAGCAGCGACCCAGCAGATCCGCCCACCGCGGCCCAGCCGATAAAGGGACCGTCCGCAAGGACACTTCGGCGAAGGCTGCTGCGGTTACGGCGCGAAAACGAGACGATCCTCAGAGATTACTACCGACTCGGTACCGCCTACTCGGaacccatctcctccatgaTGTACTCTCTGGCCTCAGAACTCGGTCGTGAAGACAACGACCTCCTCTGGCTCACCATTGTCGGAGTCACCTCTATGGAACTCTACGGCCGCTCCTCAGCCGGCATCGCAGCCCCAGTCCGCACCGGCGAAGCCCGTCCAGCCTCTGGCTGGCTAGGCATGCGCGGTGCCAGGATACGACAGCTCCTGCGCGACGAAGTCCGTCGTCTGAACCCCCCAGAAATTGGCCGGGGAGCCGTCCCGGAGAACAGTGGCATCATTCCCACCACGGCCCGAAGTCCAGACGACACCAGCATCCGTCTGTCGCCCGAGCCGAAGTTCCTGTTGATTCGTCACTGGAGCCTGTACGATAGCATGCTCCACTCGCCGTATCTCTTCTCACGGCTGAAGACCTGGAGCGAGACTGGCTTGAAGCGTCTGCATAAGCTCCTCGCCAAGATGGGGGTCAGTCTGGTGCAGTGTAAGCAATCGTACACTCACATGGACATGACGCTGAAGCGGGAGCTCCGGTCGAAGCTCCTCAAGTATGCCTCCCTCTACAACCTCGACGAACTAGTCCCCACTATCGATACCGACGGGAAAGACCGCGGCGGCGCGAAGGACTCCTGGGGTTTCGTCAGGAGCTGGGGGTGGCGTGCCACGCTCTCGGCGCAAGACGTCGGCGTTGTCATTGGCGCCCTTTTGGAAGTAGGTCAGAACAGCCCCGAGGCTTCTTCCAGCAACAATGACGGTCCGTCGCAAGATTTAATGGAGATGTCGACTGCCACGGCCCCCTCGGAGGAATGGCTGCCACGTTTCTGGGCTGCTTACGACGCTCTCGAGGATATTGAGTCGCTGAAGGCTGGTTTGCCAACGGCCCAATTCCTCCACAAAGCCATCTTTACCACCGGGACGACGATTctcaaaaagaagcaaatcTCGCACTTGCGCGCGTTTCGGATGTGCGTGGTGAAGGACTCGCCGGATAGTCAGCTGTTTAACCACCCGGGTGCGTTGACAAAACTGGCGTTGTGGATTGGGGAGGCGCTGGTGGAGCAAGAAAAGGATGCCACGGGGAGGCTGGCGTTGGGCGGCAGGGGAACGCCGCTTGTTGTGGCTAGTCTGGATGAGAAGCGCGGGGTgtatgttgttgttgggacgggagggggtggtggtccgGATACGATTTTTTTGGATAAGGAggcgcagaagaagaaggtgaaggaaagggaggagaaggctagGGTTAGGGaagaggcgaggaaggttaaggagaggatgagggaggagaagaaggcggcgaagaggagggagagggagcagaggagaaagcaggggggggaagatgaagaggaggaggatgatgggtcGGAGTTGGACagtgaagatgatgatgaggacagtgaggatgaggatgaagatgatggtgaggatgaggaggatgagacgagggagagggggtatGGGCTCAATAGATTTGGGACGGCGTTTCAGGATGTGGTGGCTGAGACGAatgcgagggtgaggattgATAGTTTTGAGCATtgtgtggtggaggtgaagaaggaggatttgAGTGGGTTTTTGGAGAGTCTGAGTATGAAGGCTGTGGTGGGCTAG